One Streptomyces sp. P9-A2 DNA window includes the following coding sequences:
- a CDS encoding 2-hydroxyacid dehydrogenase — MSADVWLPIPPDEIEGLPKGPRYHFWEGAREYPADPADCAFYVVPYMKAGGVGVRPLPLMSSVEVVQTLSAGVDHVQPGLRHLGPGVRLCNARGVHEASTAELTLALVLASLRGLPDFVRAQDKGEWLGGFRPALADRSVLIVGYGAIGAAIEDRLVPFELARVARVARSARTVARGPVHPFTELPALLPEADVVILSTPLTDATHHLVDAGFLTRMKDGALLVNVARGAVVDTSALLTEVESGRITAALDVTDPEPLPSDHPLWRAPGVLISPHVGGPTSAFRPRAERLLVDQLNRFVNREELRNVILVTEAVSM; from the coding sequence ATGAGTGCTGACGTATGGCTTCCCATTCCGCCGGACGAGATCGAGGGTCTTCCGAAGGGGCCGCGGTACCACTTCTGGGAGGGCGCGCGGGAGTACCCGGCAGACCCGGCCGACTGCGCGTTCTACGTCGTGCCGTACATGAAGGCCGGCGGCGTCGGGGTGCGCCCGCTGCCGCTGATGAGCTCGGTGGAGGTCGTGCAGACCCTGTCCGCCGGCGTCGACCATGTACAGCCCGGTCTGCGTCACCTGGGCCCCGGCGTGCGGCTCTGCAACGCGCGCGGCGTGCACGAGGCGAGCACGGCCGAGCTGACGCTCGCTCTCGTCCTGGCCTCACTGCGAGGCCTGCCCGACTTCGTGCGGGCGCAGGACAAGGGGGAGTGGCTCGGCGGATTCAGGCCCGCGCTCGCCGACCGGAGCGTGCTCATCGTGGGGTACGGGGCGATCGGCGCGGCCATCGAGGACCGGCTCGTTCCGTTCGAGCTCGCGCGGGTGGCGCGCGTCGCGCGCTCCGCACGCACCGTGGCGCGCGGTCCGGTGCATCCGTTCACCGAACTGCCCGCCCTGCTGCCGGAGGCGGATGTCGTCATTCTCTCCACCCCGCTCACCGACGCCACCCACCACCTCGTGGACGCCGGCTTCCTGACCCGGATGAAGGACGGCGCGCTGCTCGTCAACGTGGCCCGGGGGGCCGTTGTCGACACCTCAGCCCTGCTCACCGAGGTGGAGAGCGGCCGTATCACCGCGGCCCTCGACGTGACCGACCCCGAGCCGCTCCCCTCGGACCACCCCCTGTGGCGGGCCCCGGGCGTTCTCATCAGCCCGCACGTGGGCGGACCCACCTCCGCTTTCCGGCCACGTGCCGAGCGGCTGCTGGTGGACCAGTTGAACCGATTCGTGAACCGGGAGGAGCTCCGGAACGTGATCCTGGTGACGGAGGCGGTAAGCATGTAG
- a CDS encoding putative bifunctional diguanylate cyclase/phosphodiesterase — protein sequence MSAPAPTTTLDGAVRAHHAPEAPAPHPQAVERRRVLVPQLVLAVVCAAYAIGAAFGWGSDQLALIMGDFGLSAAAAAAAVSCFLYARGRRIRFRPAWLLFGISSTMASLGNLVWGWYEVVLGLPVPSPSYADLFFLCFAPPAIVGLLVLARRPVTRAGWVCLGLDAWLIGGSLLTLAWSLALAQTAQAGGEDVAHTALSLAYPLLDIALVSMVLALHFRRSAVTRSAVNTAIGALALTVMCDAVFTSPLLHDSYRSGQLLDAGWFAGSLLLAYAPWTRPRGVRPGDEAHARVVREHLPGQHGGPNSRANGHPAPRANGHPALHANDPALHATHDPAHPPYLHPPYLQHPGVPGPERGRYPVSRPIAGSLGALAPYLAAAVCTLGILYTVLNGRSVDRVVLLTGGTVVLALVVRQGIMLLDNITLTQELAHKENHFRSLVQGSSDVIMIAAPSGILRYVSPAAAGVYGRPAEDLVGTELAQLIHPEDLDCVVHEVRRFLAAGPAEEPTTRIECRFRSGGGGTSRASGAESGGGWLNVESTVNRHHGGLIFNSRDVTERVRLQAQLQHNAEHDPLTDLPNRALFTRRVQQALSGRRASDRGAALRGTAVLFIDLDGFKAVNDTIGHQAGDELLIHAARRLRDAVRKGDTASRLGGDEFAALIVGDGARDREARERHILELADRLRATLSQPYLIDGNDVRVNASIGVAFAEPALGAGELLRNADLAMYRAKAAGKGRVELYRPQMQQDVARRAELATRLRAALHNGEFALLHQPVVSLQDGRITSVYAQARWRSSQGVLFTPAEFLRVAEDSEKTAELGRWLLEEAVEQAAERQATGVSVPVAVRIGARRLLDRSLPLGSIEALLTRHGLPFGSLVVEVAETDPRVCLDELERRLTALRRVGVRIALDGFGSGYAAITALRRLPVDVLKLDRSLVEGVVESARLHKITSGLLRIAGDLGMQSVADGVDLPEQVVALRAMGCTHGQGMAFSGPLDEYRLRRALCTGRYPVPSGPVEPVYAGGGPGGCGGVGGYASGVASMLRSGAVLRSHDETPVPPT from the coding sequence GTGAGCGCGCCGGCCCCCACGACCACGCTCGACGGAGCGGTGCGGGCCCATCACGCCCCGGAAGCGCCGGCGCCCCACCCGCAGGCCGTGGAGCGCCGGCGGGTCCTGGTACCGCAGCTCGTCCTCGCCGTCGTCTGCGCGGCCTACGCGATCGGCGCCGCTTTCGGCTGGGGATCGGACCAACTCGCGCTGATCATGGGTGACTTCGGACTGAGCGCCGCGGCGGCCGCGGCCGCCGTGTCCTGCTTCCTGTACGCGCGCGGCCGTCGCATCCGTTTCCGGCCCGCCTGGTTGCTGTTCGGCATCTCCTCCACCATGGCGTCCCTGGGCAACCTGGTCTGGGGGTGGTACGAGGTCGTCCTCGGACTCCCTGTGCCCAGCCCCAGCTACGCCGACCTGTTCTTCCTGTGCTTCGCGCCGCCCGCCATCGTGGGGCTGCTGGTGCTCGCCAGACGGCCCGTGACCAGGGCCGGCTGGGTCTGCCTGGGCCTGGACGCCTGGCTGATCGGTGGCTCCCTGCTCACGCTCGCGTGGAGCCTTGCGCTCGCCCAGACCGCGCAGGCAGGGGGCGAGGACGTGGCGCACACCGCGCTGTCCCTGGCGTATCCGCTGCTCGACATCGCCCTGGTCAGCATGGTGCTCGCCCTGCACTTCCGGCGGTCGGCGGTCACCCGCTCCGCGGTCAACACCGCGATCGGCGCGCTCGCGCTCACCGTGATGTGCGACGCCGTGTTCACCTCCCCGCTGCTGCACGACAGCTACCGGTCGGGGCAACTGCTCGACGCGGGCTGGTTCGCCGGCTCGCTGCTCCTGGCGTACGCGCCCTGGACCCGGCCCCGGGGCGTTCGGCCCGGGGACGAGGCGCACGCGCGCGTGGTGCGCGAGCACCTGCCCGGACAGCACGGCGGACCGAACTCCCGAGCGAACGGCCACCCGGCCCCCCGAGCGAACGGCCACCCGGCTCTCCACGCGAACGACCCGGCCCTCCACGCGACCCACGACCCGGCCCACCCCCCGTACCTTCACCCCCCGTACCTCCAGCATCCGGGCGTGCCCGGTCCTGAGCGCGGCCGGTATCCGGTCTCCCGGCCCATCGCCGGCTCCCTCGGCGCGCTCGCGCCGTACCTCGCAGCGGCGGTGTGCACCCTGGGGATCCTCTACACCGTCCTCAACGGCCGCAGCGTCGACCGCGTGGTCCTGCTCACCGGGGGCACCGTGGTGCTCGCGCTCGTCGTACGCCAGGGCATCATGCTGCTCGACAACATCACCCTCACCCAGGAACTGGCCCACAAGGAGAACCACTTCCGCTCCCTGGTGCAGGGCTCGAGCGACGTCATCATGATCGCCGCGCCGAGCGGCATCCTCCGCTACGTCTCCCCGGCCGCCGCCGGAGTGTACGGCCGGCCCGCGGAGGACCTGGTGGGGACGGAACTGGCGCAGCTCATCCACCCCGAGGACCTGGACTGCGTCGTGCACGAGGTGCGCCGGTTCCTCGCCGCCGGCCCGGCCGAGGAGCCCACCACCCGCATCGAGTGCCGCTTCCGCTCCGGCGGTGGGGGCACCTCCCGCGCGAGCGGAGCCGAGAGTGGGGGAGGCTGGCTGAACGTGGAATCGACCGTCAACCGGCACCACGGCGGCCTCATCTTCAACAGCCGGGACGTCACCGAGCGCGTGCGGCTCCAGGCGCAGCTCCAGCACAACGCCGAGCACGACCCGCTCACCGACCTGCCCAACCGCGCCCTGTTCACCCGGCGCGTCCAGCAGGCCCTGTCCGGCCGCCGGGCCTCCGACCGGGGCGCCGCCCTCAGGGGCACGGCCGTGCTCTTCATCGACCTCGACGGCTTCAAGGCCGTCAACGACACCATCGGCCACCAGGCCGGTGACGAACTGCTGATCCACGCCGCCCGCAGACTGCGGGACGCGGTCCGCAAGGGCGACACCGCCTCCCGGCTCGGCGGAGACGAGTTCGCCGCCCTGATCGTGGGCGACGGCGCCCGCGACCGGGAGGCCCGTGAGCGGCACATCCTGGAGCTCGCCGACCGCCTCCGGGCAACCCTCTCCCAGCCCTACCTCATCGACGGCAACGATGTCCGGGTCAACGCCTCCATCGGCGTCGCCTTCGCCGAACCGGCCCTCGGCGCGGGAGAACTGCTGCGCAACGCGGACCTCGCCATGTACCGGGCCAAGGCCGCGGGCAAGGGCCGGGTGGAGCTGTACCGGCCGCAGATGCAGCAGGACGTCGCCCGCAGGGCGGAGCTGGCCACCCGGCTGCGCGCCGCGCTGCACAACGGCGAATTCGCACTGCTGCACCAGCCGGTGGTGTCCCTCCAGGACGGCAGGATCACCTCGGTCTACGCCCAGGCGCGCTGGCGTTCCTCGCAGGGCGTGCTCTTCACCCCCGCCGAGTTCCTGCGGGTCGCCGAGGACAGTGAGAAGACGGCCGAGCTGGGCCGCTGGCTCCTCGAAGAGGCCGTGGAACAGGCCGCCGAACGGCAGGCGACGGGGGTGTCGGTGCCCGTGGCGGTCCGGATCGGCGCGCGCCGGCTGCTGGACCGGTCGCTGCCGCTCGGCTCGATCGAGGCACTGCTCACCCGGCACGGACTGCCCTTCGGCTCACTGGTCGTCGAGGTGGCCGAGACGGACCCGCGGGTCTGTCTGGACGAGCTGGAGCGCCGGCTGACCGCGCTCAGGCGGGTCGGCGTCCGGATCGCGCTGGACGGCTTCGGCAGCGGCTATGCGGCGATCACCGCCCTTCGGCGACTCCCCGTCGACGTACTGAAACTCGACCGCAGCCTGGTCGAGGGTGTGGTCGAGTCCGCCCGGCTGCACAAGATCACCAGCGGGCTGCTGCGGATCGCCGGCGACCTGGGCATGCAGTCCGTGGCCGACGGGGTGGACCTGCCCGAGCAGGTCGTCGCCCTGCGCGCGATGGGGTGCACGCACGGGCAGGGCATGGCCTTCTCCGGGCCGCTGGACGAGTACCGGCTGCGCAGGGCACTCTGCACCGGCCGCTATCCGGTGCCGAGCGGACCGGTCGAACCCGTGTACGCGGGTGGCGGTCCGGGTGGTTGCGGCGGCGTGGGCGGGTACGCGTCAGGAGTGGCCTCGATGCTCCGGAGCGGCGCGGTCCTGCGCTCACATGATGAGACTCCCGTCCCACCCACTTGA
- the ilvC gene encoding ketol-acid reductoisomerase, protein MAELFYDADADLSIIQGRKVAVIGYGSQGHAHALSLRDSGVDVRVGLHEGSKSKAKAEEQGLRVVNPSEAAAEADVIMILVPDPIQAQVYEEHIKGNLKDGDALFFGHGLNIRYGFIKPPAGVDVCMVAPKGPGHLVRRQYEEGRGVPCIAAVEQDASGNAFALALSYSKGIGGTRAGVIKTTFTEETETDLFGEQAVLCGGTAALVKAGFETLTEAGYQPEIAYFECLHELKLIVDLMYEGGLEKMRWSISETAEWGDYVTGPRIITDATKAEMRKILAEIQDGTFAQQWMDEYHGGLKKYNEYKKQDSEHLLETTGKELRKLMSWVDEEA, encoded by the coding sequence GTGGCCGAGCTGTTCTACGACGCCGACGCCGACCTGTCCATCATCCAGGGCCGCAAGGTCGCGGTCATCGGTTACGGCAGCCAGGGCCACGCCCACGCCCTGTCGCTGCGCGACTCCGGCGTCGACGTGCGCGTCGGTCTGCACGAGGGCTCGAAGTCCAAGGCCAAGGCCGAGGAGCAGGGCCTGCGCGTGGTGAACCCGTCCGAGGCCGCCGCCGAGGCCGACGTCATCATGATCCTGGTTCCGGACCCGATCCAGGCCCAGGTCTACGAGGAGCACATCAAGGGCAACCTGAAGGACGGCGACGCCCTGTTCTTCGGCCACGGCCTGAACATCCGCTACGGCTTCATCAAGCCCCCGGCCGGCGTCGACGTCTGCATGGTCGCCCCGAAGGGCCCGGGCCACCTGGTGCGCCGCCAGTACGAGGAGGGCCGCGGCGTTCCCTGTATCGCCGCCGTCGAGCAGGACGCCTCCGGCAACGCCTTCGCGCTCGCCCTGTCGTACTCCAAGGGCATCGGAGGCACCCGCGCGGGCGTCATCAAGACGACCTTCACCGAGGAGACCGAGACCGACCTGTTCGGTGAGCAGGCCGTCCTCTGCGGTGGTACCGCGGCGCTGGTCAAGGCGGGCTTCGAGACGCTGACCGAGGCGGGCTACCAGCCGGAGATCGCCTACTTCGAGTGCCTGCACGAGCTGAAGCTGATCGTCGACCTCATGTACGAGGGCGGCCTGGAGAAGATGCGCTGGTCGATCTCCGAGACCGCCGAATGGGGCGACTACGTCACCGGCCCGCGGATCATCACCGACGCCACCAAGGCCGAGATGAGGAAGATCCTCGCCGAGATCCAGGACGGCACCTTCGCCCAGCAGTGGATGGACGAGTACCACGGCGGTCTGAAGAAGTACAACGAGTACAAGAAGCAGGACAGCGAGCACCTGCTGGAGACCACCGGCAAGGAGCTGCGCAAGCTCATGAGCTGGGTCGACGAAGAGGCGTGA
- a CDS encoding DUF6191 domain-containing protein, giving the protein MSDILDKLDVSGRGEAAALAHRLELFAARPGTGPRRDNGRHTHAALEGGAVFNAFEELFAPGRKHTQDEQNRLALTREDVGDAGPGNGPIDLESGKVVVRPSPEPGELEPEPEPEPEPEPEPEPEPEPEPADESP; this is encoded by the coding sequence GTGTCCGACATCCTCGATAAGCTCGACGTCTCCGGACGCGGTGAGGCAGCGGCGCTCGCCCACCGCCTGGAGCTGTTCGCGGCCCGGCCGGGAACGGGCCCGCGACGGGACAATGGGCGGCACACCCACGCGGCCCTGGAAGGGGGAGCGGTGTTCAACGCTTTCGAGGAACTGTTCGCTCCCGGCCGCAAACATACCCAGGACGAGCAGAACCGCCTCGCACTGACCCGGGAGGACGTCGGCGACGCCGGTCCCGGGAACGGACCGATAGATCTCGAGTCCGGAAAGGTCGTCGTACGCCCGTCACCGGAACCCGGCGAGCTCGAACCGGAGCCGGAGCCGGAACCGGAGCCAGAGCCGGAACCGGAGCCGGAACCGGAGCCGGAACCGGCGGACGAAAGCCCTTAG
- a CDS encoding aldo/keto reductase produces the protein MERRTIGAAALAVGAVGLGCMPMSWAYSTSRQRGEHSLRAVHRALDLGSTLLDTADMYGPFTNELLLGRVLKERRGDAFVSTKVGLLAGDQHIVANGRPGYVKRACDASLRRLQTDVIDLYQLHRADPEIPVEETWGAMAELVRAGKVRALGLCAVGARSARRPGARLHDATVRQLERVQQVFPVSAVEAELSVWSSQAREVLLPWCAARGVGFLAAMPLGNGFLTGTLTPGEGFEADDLRARHPRFTAEMMAANQPIVAGLRRVARRHGEDVTPAQVALAWVLAQGGQVIPVPGAKQERWVTENAGAADLRLTEADLAEIAELPAAQESWD, from the coding sequence GTGGAGCGCAGGACGATCGGCGCGGCGGCACTCGCGGTGGGGGCCGTCGGACTCGGGTGCATGCCGATGAGCTGGGCCTACAGCACCTCGCGACAGCGCGGCGAGCACTCACTCAGGGCGGTGCACCGGGCGCTCGACCTGGGGTCGACGCTGCTGGACACGGCTGACATGTACGGCCCGTTCACCAACGAGCTGTTGCTGGGGCGGGTGTTGAAGGAGCGTCGCGGCGACGCCTTCGTGTCGACGAAGGTCGGTCTGCTGGCGGGCGATCAGCACATTGTGGCCAACGGCCGCCCCGGGTACGTGAAAAGGGCCTGCGACGCCTCACTGCGCCGACTGCAGACCGACGTCATCGACCTGTACCAGCTGCACCGCGCGGACCCGGAGATCCCCGTCGAGGAGACCTGGGGCGCGATGGCGGAGCTCGTACGGGCCGGAAAGGTGAGGGCGTTGGGGCTCTGCGCGGTCGGTGCGCGATCCGCGCGGCGGCCCGGGGCGCGGCTGCACGACGCGACGGTCCGGCAACTGGAGCGGGTGCAGCAGGTCTTCCCGGTGAGCGCGGTGGAGGCGGAGCTGTCGGTGTGGTCGTCCCAGGCCCGAGAGGTGCTGCTGCCGTGGTGCGCCGCGCGCGGTGTGGGTTTCCTGGCCGCGATGCCACTGGGCAACGGCTTCCTGACCGGCACGCTGACGCCGGGTGAGGGTTTCGAGGCGGACGATCTGCGGGCCCGGCACCCCCGTTTCACCGCCGAGATGATGGCTGCGAACCAGCCGATCGTGGCCGGGCTGCGCCGTGTCGCCCGCCGGCACGGCGAGGACGTCACCCCGGCGCAGGTGGCCCTGGCCTGGGTGCTGGCGCAGGGCGGGCAGGTGATCCCGGTGCCGGGCGCCAAGCAGGAGCGATGGGTCACCGAGAACGCGGGGGCGGCGGACCTTCGTCTGACGGAGGCCGACCTGGCGGAGATCGCGGAACTGCCCGCGGCCCAGGAGTCGTGGGACTGA
- a CDS encoding PQQ-dependent sugar dehydrogenase encodes MHHRAVTAVLATAVLLLTAGCSSDDGGSPGKDAASSSGGSAGRSSSPGSGTEETPPAKGSVEVLRTVGTDLRSPWGLAPLADGDLLVSSRDEATISRVDADTGETSELGEVPGVSPAGEGGLLGIALSPEYASDRMVYAYFTSASDNRVVRMIYDEKKPEGERLGAPDTVFRGIPKGVVHNGGRIAFGPDRMLYVGTGESGDTGLSQDEKSLGGKILRLTPEGEPAPGNPLPDSAVYSLGHRNVQGLAWDSKQRLFASEFGQNTWDELNAIEPGANYGWPETEGTSDDDDFRSPIAQWSTDEASPSGIAYAEGSVWMAGLRGERLWRIPLKGTEASADPQAFLEGEYGRLRTVAAAGGDKLWLVTSNTDGRGDPGGEDDRILEVRVS; translated from the coding sequence GTGCACCATCGAGCCGTTACGGCCGTGCTGGCCACCGCCGTGCTCCTGCTGACGGCCGGCTGTTCCTCCGACGACGGAGGATCACCGGGCAAGGACGCCGCCTCCTCCTCGGGCGGTTCGGCCGGACGGTCCTCGTCCCCGGGGAGCGGCACCGAGGAGACGCCGCCCGCGAAGGGCTCGGTGGAGGTGCTCCGTACGGTCGGTACGGATCTGCGCTCCCCGTGGGGGCTCGCTCCCCTGGCCGATGGCGATCTGCTGGTGTCGTCACGGGACGAGGCCACGATCAGCCGGGTCGACGCCGACACGGGCGAGACGTCCGAGCTGGGTGAGGTGCCGGGGGTGTCGCCGGCCGGCGAGGGCGGCCTGCTCGGCATCGCGCTCTCCCCCGAGTACGCCTCGGACCGCATGGTCTACGCCTACTTCACCTCGGCCTCGGACAATCGCGTCGTCCGTATGATCTATGACGAGAAGAAGCCCGAGGGTGAGCGGTTGGGCGCGCCGGACACGGTGTTCCGGGGCATCCCCAAGGGTGTGGTTCACAACGGCGGCCGGATCGCGTTCGGCCCGGACCGGATGCTGTACGTGGGCACGGGCGAGAGCGGCGACACCGGCCTCTCCCAGGACGAGAAGTCGCTGGGCGGCAAGATCCTGCGGCTGACCCCGGAGGGTGAGCCGGCGCCGGGCAACCCGCTCCCCGACTCCGCGGTGTACTCGCTGGGGCACCGCAATGTGCAGGGCCTGGCCTGGGACTCCAAGCAGCGGTTGTTCGCCTCGGAGTTCGGCCAGAACACCTGGGACGAGCTCAACGCGATCGAGCCCGGCGCCAACTACGGCTGGCCCGAGACGGAGGGCACGTCCGACGACGACGACTTCCGCAGCCCGATCGCCCAGTGGAGCACGGACGAGGCCTCCCCCAGCGGCATCGCGTACGCGGAGGGGTCGGTCTGGATGGCGGGCCTGCGCGGCGAGCGCCTGTGGCGGATCCCGCTCAAGGGTACGGAGGCCTCGGCGGACCCGCAGGCCTTCCTGGAGGGCGAGTACGGGCGGCTGCGCACGGTGGCGGCGGCGGGCGGCGACAAGCTGTGGCTGGTCACCAGCAACACGGACGGCCGCGGCGACCCGGGCGGCGAGGACGACCGCATCCTGGAGGTCCGGGTGAGCTAA
- the ilvN gene encoding acetolactate synthase small subunit yields MSKHTLSVLVENTPGILARIAALFSRRGFNIDSLAVGVTEHPDISRITIVVSVEEFPLEQVTKQLNKLVNVLKIVELEPGHAVQRELVLVKVRADNETRSQIVEIVQLFRAKTVDVSPEAVTIEATGSNDKLSAMLKMLEPFGIKELVQSGTIAIGRGGRSITDRSLRALDRSA; encoded by the coding sequence ATGTCCAAGCACACGCTCTCCGTCCTGGTGGAGAACACCCCCGGCATCCTGGCCCGGATCGCCGCGTTGTTCTCCCGTCGCGGCTTCAACATCGACTCGCTCGCCGTGGGCGTCACCGAGCACCCCGACATCTCCCGCATCACCATCGTGGTGAGCGTCGAGGAGTTCCCGCTGGAGCAGGTGACCAAGCAGCTCAACAAGCTCGTCAACGTGCTGAAGATCGTCGAGCTCGAACCCGGGCACGCCGTCCAGCGCGAACTCGTTCTGGTGAAGGTGCGGGCCGACAACGAGACGCGTTCCCAGATCGTCGAGATCGTCCAGCTGTTCCGCGCCAAGACCGTGGACGTCTCCCCGGAGGCCGTGACCATCGAGGCCACCGGCAGCAACGACAAGCTGTCCGCCATGCTGAAGATGCTGGAACCGTTCGGCATCAAGGAACTGGTCCAGTCCGGCACGATCGCGATCGGACGTGGTGGTCGCTCGATCACCGACCGATCACTGCGCGCCCTCGACCGGTCGGCGTAA
- a CDS encoding acetolactate synthase large subunit — protein MTEQATGAHPHPRPRSGGQQSAPESVTGAQSLIRSLEEVGADTVFGIPGGAILPAYDPLMDSTRVRHVLVRHEQGAGHAATGYAQATGKVGVCMATSGPGATNLVTPIADAHMDSVPMVAITGQVASKAIGTDAFQEADIVGITMPITKHNFLVTKAEDIPRVIAQAFHIAATGRPGPVLVDIAKDALQARTTFSWPPTMDLPGYRPVTKPHAKQIREAAKLITSAKRPVLYVGGGVIKARATAELRVLAELTEAPVTTTLMGLGAFPDSHPLHVGMPGMHGAVTAVTALQKADLIVALGARFDDRVTGKLDSFAPYAKIVHADIDPAEIGKNRAADVPIVGDAREVLADLVQAVQKEHAEGHRGDYTAWWKDLSRWRDTYPLGYDQPEDGSLSPQQVIERIGQLAPEDTIFAAGVGQHQMWAAHFVQYEKPATWLNSGGAGTMGYAVPAAMGAKAGQPGRAVWAIDGDGCFQMTNQELTTCALNNIPIKVAIINNGALGMVRQWQTLFYNQRYSNTVLGAGPIEAGGAPTDLGSGSAVGPGTQRSAGTRVPDFVKLSEAMGCHAIRCEDPADLDKVIEEANSINDRPVVVDFIVHQDAMVWPMVAAGTSNDEIMAARDVRPDFGDNEDD, from the coding sequence ATGACCGAGCAGGCCACCGGGGCCCACCCGCATCCGCGGCCCCGATCCGGAGGACAGCAGTCCGCCCCCGAGAGCGTCACGGGCGCGCAGTCCCTCATCCGCTCGCTCGAGGAGGTCGGCGCCGACACGGTATTCGGCATTCCCGGCGGTGCGATCCTTCCCGCCTACGACCCGCTGATGGACTCCACCCGGGTGCGTCACGTCCTGGTCCGGCACGAGCAGGGCGCGGGCCACGCGGCCACCGGGTACGCGCAGGCCACCGGCAAGGTCGGCGTCTGCATGGCGACCTCGGGGCCCGGCGCCACCAACCTGGTCACCCCGATCGCCGACGCGCACATGGACTCCGTGCCGATGGTCGCGATCACCGGGCAGGTCGCCTCCAAGGCGATCGGCACGGACGCCTTCCAGGAGGCGGACATCGTCGGCATCACCATGCCGATCACCAAGCACAACTTCCTGGTCACCAAGGCCGAGGACATCCCGCGGGTGATCGCGCAGGCCTTCCACATCGCCGCCACCGGCCGCCCCGGCCCGGTGCTCGTGGACATCGCCAAGGACGCCCTCCAGGCCCGCACCACCTTCTCCTGGCCGCCCACCATGGACCTGCCCGGCTACCGGCCCGTCACCAAGCCGCACGCCAAACAGATCCGCGAGGCCGCCAAACTCATCACCTCCGCGAAGCGGCCGGTCCTCTACGTCGGTGGCGGCGTCATCAAGGCCCGTGCCACCGCGGAGCTGAGGGTCCTGGCAGAACTCACCGAGGCTCCCGTCACCACCACCCTGATGGGACTCGGCGCATTCCCCGACAGCCACCCGCTGCACGTGGGAATGCCGGGCATGCACGGTGCGGTCACCGCCGTCACCGCGCTGCAGAAGGCCGACCTGATCGTCGCCCTCGGAGCCCGTTTCGACGACCGCGTCACCGGCAAGCTGGACAGCTTCGCCCCCTACGCGAAGATCGTCCACGCCGACATCGACCCGGCCGAGATCGGCAAGAACCGGGCCGCCGACGTGCCGATCGTCGGCGACGCCCGCGAGGTCCTCGCCGACCTCGTCCAGGCCGTCCAGAAGGAGCACGCCGAGGGCCACCGGGGCGACTACACCGCCTGGTGGAAGGACCTGAGCCGCTGGCGCGACACCTACCCCCTGGGCTACGACCAGCCCGAGGACGGTTCGCTCTCCCCGCAGCAGGTCATCGAACGCATCGGACAGCTGGCGCCCGAGGACACGATCTTCGCCGCCGGCGTCGGCCAGCACCAGATGTGGGCCGCACACTTCGTCCAGTACGAGAAGCCCGCCACCTGGCTGAACTCCGGCGGCGCCGGAACCATGGGCTATGCCGTCCCGGCGGCCATGGGCGCCAAGGCCGGACAGCCCGGCCGGGCCGTCTGGGCGATCGACGGCGACGGCTGCTTCCAGATGACCAACCAGGAACTCACCACCTGCGCCCTGAACAACATCCCGATCAAGGTCGCCATCATCAACAACGGCGCCCTCGGGATGGTCCGCCAGTGGCAGACGCTGTTCTACAACCAGCGCTACTCCAACACCGTGCTGGGAGCCGGCCCCATCGAGGCGGGCGGTGCCCCCACCGACCTGGGCAGCGGCTCGGCGGTGGGCCCCGGCACGCAGCGCAGTGCCGGCACCCGCGTCCCCGACTTCGTCAAGCTGTCGGAGGCCATGGGCTGCCACGCGATCCGCTGTGAGGACCCGGCGGACCTCGACAAGGTCATCGAGGAGGCGAACTCGATCAACGACCGCCCGGTCGTCGTGGACTTCATCGTTCACCAGGACGCCATGGTGTGGCCGATGGTCGCCGCCGGCACCTCCAACGACGAGATCATGGCCGCCCGCGACGTCCGCCCCGACTTCGGCGACAACGAAGACGACTGA